The following nucleotide sequence is from Diospyros lotus cultivar Yz01 chromosome 3, ASM1463336v1, whole genome shotgun sequence.
TTTTGCAACCTGTTTGACACATAAAAGAAGTTTTCACTTTACagagttgagttgagttgagaCCCTTTGTGACATTTAATCAAGCATCTCGCAGGCAGGCATTCTCCTTCAAAGGATTCAAATTAGAATCAGAATGGAGCTCAGCTCCTCGCCTCTGAAatccaattttcaaaatacagtaatttcttcttcctttccttcttttatttttatttctgtttaCAGTTCAGTGACATTTTTatagatgacaatcaaaatacCATACCAGGTGGAGGTGGGTACCCGTACTGTACCCATCAGACTCCCTCCATTCTCCACTGGCGAGAGTTTAGGGCTCTGATACACGGAAACTTTAAGACATTACTTTGGTGTTTTTGAGACGTTTCTTGTGTGGAAAACTTCAAAAACGTTTTTTAGGGCGTTTTCgtaattttagaaacattttGGAGCCTATTTTGTAATAAACTTGAAATATCATAAATGCATTTACGTGACAAAAGCCGATTAAAGAAGGAATTTCTTTCATCTataaccaatatatatatatatatatatataatattatcatttgatttattttttcttatctcacCCCCCTAGACTTTCTAGAATCTTTGACCAAATGTCCATACTCGTCATTCCTTTTATATGCTAATTGCTTGATACTAGGTGTCGTTGTCGATTCATAACTCCAATTGCTCTGTTACTTAGTGTTCAATTGCTCAAAGCTTGCCAGGTTGCGTTTTCCAACTCTGATTACTCGGTTTCCTCTTGCTGTCAATTGCTCAATGTTATATCAAACTATCAatgatacaaattgaggtttatGTGCTTAGTTTTGCCTTTTTTGTCCTACACAAATTTATTCACAACTCCATGTTCAATGTCGTCGTCATTTACTATGTTTGTCATCGATTGTGTCTATCCTGCCATCAATTGTAGATGATTgctttatattaaataattattttttataatttttattttaacaattatatttgtaaaaaagtttctatatttttcatttacacTTTTACTCGTATTTCCATTTCTTAcctcatttcttcatttttatttcgTATCAAAAATATTTCCTCTATCCCTTTCCGTGTAACCTAAATTTGGGATATggacatataaaaatatctattAGTGGATGATGAGAGAATATTTAGAATTCATTTGtaaataaagaataatttaataatttaaatatattatatttaataatttatataaaaataaaaataaataaatacatagaacaattaataaaaaaaaaaaaaacagacccaagaagactttagaaaagacattaaaatttgatataaagtgcATGAGTTTAAATAAAGACatgataaaagataaaaatatataaaagtttagaATTATGTAACTGatctcacatagtgggataaaagctgaatatgttattgttgatgttaaaaataaataaataaaaaattaaaataatattatatttaaacgaACTTAACTTATAATCGATAACGATGTCAAACTAGTGAAAGTTAGTATTGGCATCGATAATGATAATAGAGACAAATCGATGATATGGAAGGGAGAAggcatgaaatatttttatttataaatatattttatttttaaattataaaattcattttaaatgtCACAACTGCTGgcagcttctttttcttttttttttgaagttgaAATTATTTCTTTCGCTTCGTCGGCccaggcccaacaaagcccaagcTCAGCTTACAAGAGACTGCAACTTAACATCTCTAAGCCCAAACGAGGCCCATGGTGCTTTCCTTGACATAAACCCGCGCCATCGTCGTCTCGTCTCAATTTTCTGCAACAGTCTCGGATCTGTTCTCCGCCAGAAACCCGCTGTTGGCTATTTGAGCGAACTGCCCAGAGTATGCCTCGAAGCAGAGACGAGCCACCTGCGGTTCGCGTGTATACGGTTTGCGACGAATCAAAGTCTGTTTCTCTCCTCCCCTTGATACACTTCTATAGCTTTTGTTTGTGTAACTTATTTTGTGTTTGAACCCTAATTTGTGTTGGTGCAGTTTTGTAGTTTGGATTTTCGGTTTTTTGCCTTTCTATTTTAGTTGTTTGTAGTATCGTTTTGCGTTGTTAATGCGGCTGTGCAAAATCCTTAATTAGATCAGTTTGGATATTACCGGTTCTAAATTGAATTTCGACTTTTGTTATATGAAAGGTATTTGATCGTCAAGAACGTTCCGGCATTGGGATGTGGTGATGAATTATCGAAATTATTCGGATCCTATGGAGATATTGAGGAGTATGCTCTCTGTCTCTCTTAATGCATGTTTGTATCTACCTACATGCACGCACGCACGAGTGGTATGCTGGAAATATGTCTAACGGAGTTTGGATAGTATCTGTGGAGGAAACCATGTTTGAAAAACAATTTCTAGTATTACTGggttttagaaaataaatttacgtttttgtttctctttctgtATCCAACTTCTGGTAAGGCCAGTTCAGCGAATAGCGGATTTACTATTTTGCTGTTGACCTCTCTTTAATTTCTCCGGCTGTTCTTATCAGATTTTATATGTTAATTCTTTCTTAGGAGGACTTGGCAATATGTTACTTATACTAAGCTTTCAGTGCCTTGGCAATATGTTACAAAGTAGTGAAACCCTATGTTTAGCATACTGTACTTATACTGCCGTGTAAAGTAGATTTAACCCTATTTTTGATTGTCATATCATACTTCCATTTATTCATATGCCTTCTTCAGATTCAAGCCGATGGATGATGAAGATTGTGAGCCGTTTACTGATGTGTACTGGATCAAATTTTGTCAAGTCAACAATGCTAGGTGGTTAAGTTGTTTTTTTATGGTGTTTGTCTATGTATAAACTGCTAAAGCTTTTGCCTCACTTGGAGTGCATAATATTTTTGCAAGTGACTTATATTATGCCATTGATTGTAGTTAGACATGGATCTGCTGTAAGTTTCATCTCCATGTTTAAAGGTTTAGTTGGTTTTTGTAGGTTTGCAAAGAGGAAGTTGGATGAGTATGTCTTCTTTGGGAATCGATTAAAGGTCTCATATGCAACTCATTATGAAAGCCTCTCAGACACAAAAGAGAAATTAGAAGGCCGAAGAAAGGAAGTTCTAGCACGATTAAACTGTAATATTTCTTTGGTTATTGGCACAATGCTAATCTATTTGTTTCATCTTTGATTTGGCAAAGCGTGCTAATTTTCTGTCATCATatgaatatctcaatatttcagCTGGAAGATCCAGTGGATCCATTGTTAATAATATGGGTCCTTCCTATGAGCCTTTATCAGTTACAACTTCATCACAGACAGTTTTTGTTTCCAACCATAGGTAATCTGCTATTTAGATGATATTTGCAGGCTTGCAGCTGTTTTCTGGATAAATTTcctggaaattattttattgtgattGATGAAAGAGTGAGTTGTCTTTCCTTATTGCCAGTGTAGAACTGCAACATGTTGCTCACAATAAAGATTCTTCCATGACAAGGATTACCTCTGACAAGGTTAGacgatatttttttttcaatatcaacTAAAGCAGTTTATCATTTCTGCAAATTTCTCTACCATCCATGTCTTCAGCAACTAGTAAACAAATGTACCCTTTTTATAGTGTTATAATCAACAACCCAGATGTAAGCACCATAGAAAGTTGCTGGCTTTGAGTGGTATTGCAGTTGTAATGATATATGAAAAGTATGTTTCCCTTCAGTAATGGTTGCTTCGTCCTTCTAATGATCTTGCCTAAAATTTTTCTGTCAGCCAGCCTCCCAAGGGGTCACCACCAGCTTAGGATGTATTGTAGTTGTAATGTTCTGTGAAAAGTTTGCTTTCTTTCAGCATTGATGGCTCAATTCTCGTAATGAACTCTTCTATCAGCTAGTACTGGAAGGAACATTAAGCAGCTTAGGCTGTATTGCCATAAAGTGCCTAAATTTAGGTTGCACTATATTACCTATCAAATTATATACATGTTCAATAGAATAATCAATAGTGATGTAAATTGTTCTACCTTACTTCATATGATATTATGCGTCTCATCAGCAATGTAAGATATGTCCATTAAAGACAGACCACAACAAGGACTTTTAAGTTGGTTGATGTTGGATGATACCAGCTGTTCCGTTCTTTCAAGTGGTTCTTTCTTGTTTGGCACCTCATCATGAATTTCTAAAGTTGCTTACTATCTTCGTAACCCCAGCTAACAAATGTTTTGcactctttcttgttttccaTTTGACAGGATTATTTCCCATCACAATCTATGAATCACACGGTTCAATTTGTCAGGGAAAAACTTAATAAGGTAAATTAGTCACTAACACGATCCTAGTCCAAAATGTTTTTTGTTGGATTTAATTCTACAATGTGCCCTTTTGTATTTCAGATACAATCAAGTGGTGGACATCTGGAAGCTGGGCCTTCCAAGAAACCACGAGCAGACAATAGACGTAGAATCTAATGGAAAACTGTATTCAGGATTTCTTCGGCTGCTATCTTTGTGATCCCCTTTCCATTCCTTGCTTGATTTCTGCTCATGTCGGCTATGTTTCATCAGAAGATCTGCATATGGGCATCACTTCAACTGTACCTGCACATTAACCCATACTCTTGAGCTGAAGCAACTTAGGATGTCTGGTACTTCATTCTTACTCAACACTGTACATAAAATTGCGTATTGTTTATAGACATTTACATGTTTTAGAgtgtattataatttaaaagctTTAGGCCGATTAGTGGTGTTCCATACACCCAAATTTACTTGTATTGTCTAGAATGGGCAAGACCACTCTAGATAAAATCACGAGTTCCATCATTCTAATACTGATTTACCGTTAGACAAATGATTAGCATTAAACTCGAGAATTTAAGCTAAGCTGTCAGGTAGTATTATTAAACCATCGTATAtgattcaagatttttttttcttcgttGGTATGAGATTCTTGAACAGTTATCCAAAATCCacaaaaccttttttttttttcttataaccTCACTTCGACATAGTACCCTTGTTAAGTAGCTAATTAGGCCATGTATGAGTAGATGGGTAATTAATAAGTACTTCGGGTAAATTATTGACATCGAAGCTAGACCTAATTCcaaagacatttttttttagtttgagaaattatattGTCCAATCCTATCTtccaaaaatgtaaaaaattggTAGCCAAAGACTTGAGGCCGGCATTATCGAGGTTTCCAACCTgtgcttgttttattttttttagaaatacgAACAGGGGGGGAGAGAGGAGGAGCCTGGGTTCTTAGATGGGGATGAACTCGCTAGTTTGGGTTCTCTCACaatcaatatatatagatagagagagagagagagagagagagtcttgTTGGAGTCGTCGCCCGAGGAGGGACGgttttggagaagaagaaagagataagaggagaggaagagggtgCAAATACATTTTcgaaattttacaaaatttaacgGCAGTTATTCAACTGGAGGGGTTAAACTTCTGAGATTTTAAGTAGGAGGTAATTGTAATATGTCATCTCAACTATAAACGTGCATTTAACAAATTGCAAATTCTTGCAGCAACTAATAGcagtataaaaaattaagacgTCTTTTAACTAGTATCTTGGCGATGGGCACTGGCATAATACTAGAAATCAAATGTCTATACTCTCCGGCTAAGAAATGAGTGgggaaaagaatgagacaacagCAGTAAGGAATATCAAATTTGCAAGAATGGGTAACTTATACCGTcccaaagaagcaaaagagaggCATGAACATTCAACACTACAATTTAAAGGCTTGGAATTCAATGGTCCCAAATTGAATTTATGAATGTACAAGAAGATTTCCATGTGGAATCTGTAAATTTGAAGGGACGCCAACTTAAATGAAATGATAACTGTGGagtatattttcaatttttaagtttGGTAACTGATTTAGGCCAAGTAGACTTGAAAACTAGTAGTTTTCGCCAACTGGCATACAGGGCAAACATTGGTTAATCCATCGCAATCCTTGCACAAACACAAATGCCGGCAAGGCATCAACAAGATGGATACCTCATTGGACTTGCATGACCTGCAAATCATATTGTGCTTCGAGAAAGGAGCCTTGCCACTCCGACCTGGGATACTGAGATAGTTTCTTGGATCAACATAGGAGGCAGCATCATCGATTTCGCTGTCTCCAAACCCCTCCTTGCTTCGTTCAGCACCCTGTGAAATTGCCTGCTGGAGGTTGTTCTTCAGAATGCTAACCATAGACTCATTGTACTTGGCTCTATGGTGCCAGTTCTGGGCTTCGACTGCAACCTGCTTTATTCTCTCAACCAGTTCTCTGTTCTTCTGGTTTATATTCTCTATCTCGAGATCCTTCTCCTGCAACTTCCGACTAACTCCTTTCTCTATGACAGTCAGGAAAGACGCCATGTGCCTCTGCTTTATGTCCCTTATCCCCTTTGCCAGATTTTCTTCCTGTTTCAAATAGTGGCACTGATTAAGGTGcaacaaacaacaaccaaaCAAACTATAACACTATATGAAGCTCTAATACAAAAATCTCAGATCCTACCAGGTACTTGAGGTACAACATAAACCAAAAACAGCTCACATTTTGAGTctattttagacatgttttgtcCACAATTGTAAACCAGAAGGATCATCCATAAAGATACTTGACAACTATATTAACTATCATTAGTTCCAGAATATTCAAAAACAACAtacaagaagaaaggaaaacaatAGCTTcaaattaattccataaaggaattagtTCAAGGCAGAAAGCTGTACGCTAGAATAACTGACTCCCCAATGAGCTATTAGAAAATGGCTGACAAGTAACCAAATGCAAGCAAGCTATATGCATGTGACTATCTGCAAACCGAAGTCAGTAATCCATGACATGATTTGTACAAAATATGAAGAACTCTTACGCAGCAGATGAGATTGATAGTGGAACCAGAAGCTCCCGCATGGAAACACAGAATGGTTGCCACATCTGCCTCATAGTTCAAAAAGATGATGGTAAAAAATGTACCTGAATCTTAATATACTGATTAAGCTCTTCATTCTGCCGATCAAGGTCAGTCCTCATATTATCTCCAAGAGATAAAATGGTTGGTGGTGCTGCGGTCATACTTCCACTTGGAGAGGTAACAGAAGAGTTgtgttcatcatcatcatacgaTAGCCTTAACCCAGTTGATACAGGGTTCTGGTTTGGTATGTTTGCTGATCGGTCAGCTTCATCATGACACGCATTGTAATTCAGGAAAATCTGAAGCTTCTGCTGCCTTGGGATAGTATCTGCTTCCCTGGATCGTTTCTTAGGCTGAAGCATATGGGCAGTGTGCTCATTTCCAAAATAATTTACTGGATCAACACTGCATCCAGCTGATCCcgcatagtgggataaaggctcaATATGCTGTTGATCAACATTACACCCAACTgaaattgtaataaaaattgCAAGCATTAAACACCAGTCCAGCTttaacaaaacaacaaaatgagaAATGTACATGATCCTGTTAAAGAAGTtgaaaatggcccaaatcccaaaatacaacaatgacttctatttttccaattacagaattagaaacaaaatttcAGGTGATCaacataatattatttgttCAATAAAGTTTCTACAGCCAAggagatgggagaaaatgattGAGCAGAGAAAGCCAGCttcaataaaaacaaaaacaataaacttTTTCTCAGTGCACCTTTTTGCTAGCATTCTCTTCTAAATGTAATCAAGTTCCATAGAAGCAAACACTCGAGGAACGGACTGAACCTAGCATAACAGGATGACTACTTGTCATACCCAGGCTGCAAGCAGAAAACACTTCTGACCATGGTCGTGTCCCCTGCACATTTCGAACACAACTTCCTGCCTTGGAGAGGCAAGACTGATTTGGTGTTTCAAGACTCAAACCATTTGTTTCAAAGATTGAGAATCATCATAATACATGTATGGTTCAAGTAGGGAAGATGCACTAGTAACACCTAATAGAAGTAAAATTCCAACCAAGGGAAGCAAAAGACAATTGGTAGAAAAGAAAACCCAAGCCCAAAATAGCTAGAAGACCAACCAAAATTGCATCTTTGTGCAATAGCATAcaagaacatatatatgaaCCAGAGGACACACCTTCCAAGTTTAAAGAAGGGGAACTACAAATTTACTTTTCTCCTATTGTAATTGAATGGTAGGGAACTCACAGTTTCCAAATAACTGTAGTTGATTTGAAGCATTCACATGATACTGCAAGTGATTCTCATCAAGGAAAATAGGAAGTGTGGTAGCATTGTTGTTTCCCCCCAACATTTTCTAAGAATAAGATCTAGTCAAACTGCAAATCCAATCCCTGAAAAATGTAAATATGAAAAGAAGTCAAATTCGGGATTACCGAGTGGGGTCAGAAACTGTACCAGATATAGGACACACATAAAACCAAATTCAACACAACCAACATAAAATCTCACAAGAATAAAGGGCTAAAAGCATAAATGCCCATCAGGACTGTTCATATTGACCTGGCTTCTAAGCAAAAGCCTTTCCATGCAAATTTTTTGCGCCAAAATTGATGGTTGATACtatgaatcatttttttttatggttttaatCTAATCCAGCATATTTGATGTAGATTAATGTTTCTTTAGACCTCTTCAAGTCTTCTAATTGTTaagaaactaaaaaattaaaggaGAGTTTACGTGGCTGGTTAAGATCATCCAGTACAATAAGCTGAAATTTAGCTTATGTAGGTATATATCAATGACACAGAATTTTTGTTACTAGTTCCACAGAAAATGCTTTGCCATGTGGAGGCACCTCTACTAACTAATTGAAGTGTAAATTTGTTTAGCATATATGGGCATAAAGCTTGAACGCAAACACAACCGACAATACATTTTATTAGCTTATAACAGATGCATTATAAACCTATGTTAATGGGAACGAGCTGCTTTGGAAGTACACATGCATTGCCACTGAGCTGGAGGCCAAAAAAACCTCTCTGGAGTCTGAAATATCATCATAGGCATTGGgctagatataatatatatcccATAGTTGAAAAGTCCATGAAAACTATTTGTCAGAGAACCAAGTCAATTGATCCAACTAACAAAGAAGGGTAATCAGCTTGCTTCCCAAGATCCTATGGAAACCCATAAACTGAATGGTTTCACACCTTCAAACGAGCAGCCAAAGCCCAAACCCAAATGGGTCGCACTAAAAAGCAAGAAATATTGGAAGTGGTGGGGGTTGGTAACTAAGAGCAAGTTTGTGTGATATTGTTTTACAATCAAAACTAGATCTAAGAGTCGATCAATTTTGCTTCTGTATATACATGTGTAAAACGGGGAAGAAAATCCAAAGACCCGAACTCGGAACCTCGATCAAGCTGTTGGGAAAGAAAACAAGTccattaacaaaatgaaaagacaataaattCAACGCAAACCCGTATTATCGCTAGGCAGAATGGATTGGCTCAGTCTCAAAGCAAAGAACTCTGCCGATCCTGCAAATCTGGAAGCGCACCAAGAGAACTTAGAAGCACAACAAAAAAGATCAACCAAATCCAAAAAATGAAACATCGATCGGAAAGAGAATCAGAAACCTCTGGACTCCGAATAGCTATCTATTAGTACACACATAAGCGTATcatccaaaatagaaaaatggaggagaaatagagatcaaagagagaagaagaagaagaagaagaagaagaagaagaagagtacgCGTGAAAGGAAAGTATCGGCGATGGCTTGTTTGTGGGTCGGGTCGGGTCTTAGGGTTGTTCTAGAGCTGTCTGGGGGGaaggggaagaggaagaggaagaggaggatgaTGATGTATAGAAAACAGCGGAGAAAGAGAGGCTAGAGTgtggaaagaaagaagaaaaatgaagggcGAGGAGGTGGAGCCCATCCAtttccaccaccaccaccttcCACCCTCCACCTTCCACCATCCCCATTCCCCGCATCGTAGCAGAATCTCCGCTTCAcgcatccatccatccatccatccatgaTCCATATCCCCTCCTTTTGttttctcatctctctctctctctctctctctctctcccatccCAATCCAAACACCTTTTTTAACCACCCCACTTTTTTTCCACGCCATAAACCACTTCCACGTCATTTCTTtagtatttgatatttatgttcTACTGTTAAATATTGATGTACCAACTCATACTCCCATGGTAGATACTTTGGTCAGTGAAGTAGAAGTAGGTGGTTATGATTAATGAGGTGGTAATTAATATTCGTTGAAAACCAAAACTTTTACCCACCCAAGTCCTTATGTAACAAATTTTTGTCATCTAACTTGTCATGTCGACaattagaattattaattaataaaatataacagtAGTCGtatatagaattaaaattatatgaaaagcTAAAATATTCCAGGTAGTATTGCTAGCTTACCATACATGTAAGTTTTCTTACGACCAAACCCATTTGAAAGAATATATAATTTCACCTCTGTGAAGGGTAGTTTGGGTAGTCTCAAGTACCAACATCCATAATACACCACCACCACAACCCCTCGATAAAGCAGCCGTCGTGCAGGTGCAGGCGGAAACCCATGACCAAAGTGTAATTCAAAGATGCCCGGCTGGGCTGTGCCGTGGGCCCTACTACTTTACAAATCACAATAATAAACAATAGTTATTAAGGGGCACTCGTGAAAATTAATCCAAAAACTGGGCCTTTTCGGGATTACCATAC
It contains:
- the LOC127797494 gene encoding uncharacterized protein LOC127797494 isoform X2 codes for the protein MPRSRDEPPAVRVYTVCDESKYLIVKNVPALGCGDELSKLFGSYGDIEEFAKRKLDEYVFFGNRLKVSYATHYESLSDTKEKLEGRRKEVLARLNSGRSSGSIVNNMGPSYEPLSVTTSSQTVFVSNHSVELQHVAHNKDSSMTRITSDKDYFPSQSMNHTVQFVREKLNKIQSSGGHLEAGPSKKPRADNRRRI
- the LOC127797494 gene encoding uncharacterized protein LOC127797494 isoform X1; amino-acid sequence: MPRSRDEPPAVRVYTVCDESKYLIVKNVPALGCGDELSKLFGSYGDIEEFKPMDDEDCEPFTDVYWIKFCQVNNARFAKRKLDEYVFFGNRLKVSYATHYESLSDTKEKLEGRRKEVLARLNSGRSSGSIVNNMGPSYEPLSVTTSSQTVFVSNHSVELQHVAHNKDSSMTRITSDKDYFPSQSMNHTVQFVREKLNKIQSSGGHLEAGPSKKPRADNRRRI
- the LOC127797492 gene encoding uncharacterized protein LOC127797492 isoform X2; this translates as MLGGNNNATTLPIFLDENHLQYHVNASNQLQLFGNFGCNVDQQHIEPLSHYAGSAGCSVDPVNYFGNEHTAHMLQPKKRSREADTIPRQQKLQIFLNYNACHDEADRSANIPNQNPVSTGLRLSYDDDEHNSSVTSPSGSMTAAPPTILSLGDNMRTDLDRQNEELNQYIKIQEENLAKGIRDIKQRHMASFLTVIEKGVSRKLQEKDLEIENINQKNRELVERIKQVAVEAQNWHHRAKYNESMVSILKNNLQQAISQGAERSKEGFGDSEIDDAASYVDPRNYLSIPGRSGKAPFSKHNMICRSCKSNEVQLK
- the LOC127797492 gene encoding probable BOI-related E3 ubiquitin-protein ligase 3 isoform X1 is translated as MLGGNNNATTLPIFLDENHLQYHVNASNQLQLFGNFGCNVDQQHIEPLSHYAGSAGCSVDPVNYFGNEHTAHMLQPKKRSREADTIPRQQKLQIFLNYNACHDEADRSANIPNQNPVSTGLRLSYDDDEHNSSVTSPSGSMTAAPPTILSLGDNMRTDLDRQNEELNQYIKIQEENLAKGIRDIKQRHMASFLTVIEKGVSRKLQEKDLEIENINQKNRELVERIKQVAVEAQNWHHRAKYNESMVSILKNNLQQAISQGAERSKEGFGDSEIDDAASYVDPRNYLSIPGRSGKAPFSKHNMICRSCKSNEVSILLMPCRHLCLCKDCDGLTNVCPVCQLAKTTSFQVYLA